A genomic stretch from Chryseobacterium sp. SNU WT5 includes:
- a CDS encoding TlpA family protein disulfide reductase, with protein sequence MKKLIQFFLLLFFTGIYAQKVPVINKKEFSKDALSQKISSLQGKKISISEVLKKHEGRILIIDFWASWCQDCIRALPATKELKEANSEIDFIYFSLDRSYEQWKRGLEKYQINEQENYWFDEGWKNNFNNYIDLNWVPRFMVIDQTGKIARYYSIHPNDPEIQKTIDQLKNNLTKR encoded by the coding sequence ATGAAAAAACTAATTCAGTTCTTCTTACTTCTATTTTTTACAGGGATTTACGCACAGAAAGTTCCTGTGATTAACAAAAAAGAATTTTCAAAAGATGCCCTTAGTCAAAAGATCTCTTCCTTACAGGGTAAGAAAATCTCCATTTCCGAAGTTTTAAAAAAGCACGAAGGAAGAATTTTAATTATTGATTTTTGGGCGAGCTGGTGTCAGGATTGTATCCGAGCACTCCCAGCTACAAAAGAATTAAAGGAGGCGAATTCAGAGATTGACTTTATCTATTTTTCATTGGATCGCTCTTACGAACAATGGAAAAGAGGATTGGAAAAATACCAAATTAATGAACAGGAAAACTACTGGTTTGATGAAGGTTGGAAAAATAATTTCAACAATTATATCGATTTGAATTGGGTTCCACGTTTTATGGTGATTGATCAAACGGGAAAGATTGCCAGGTATTATTCTATCCACCCGAACGATCCTGAAATTCAGAAAACAATCGACCAACTAAAAAACAATCTAACTAAAAGGTAA
- a CDS encoding DUF2461 domain-containing protein has product MNQQLKPDTLQFLRNLSKNNNREWFNENKEQYLKAKENVLLFVEELITEIATFDEQILKIDPKKALFRIYRDTRFSKDKTPYKAHFGVSLGMGKGDKISGYYLHIEPGKSFLAGGVYQPEPNVLKEIRKEISLNTTDFMTIIKNKNFRNNFRGLSVESKLKRIPMGFEKDDPSAEFLKLKNYIVTHPISDEQVVDKNAVENFAAIFQFIKPLNDFLELPFS; this is encoded by the coding sequence ATGAACCAACAGCTTAAACCAGATACATTACAATTTTTACGAAATTTATCAAAAAATAATAATCGTGAATGGTTTAATGAAAATAAAGAACAATATCTTAAAGCAAAAGAAAATGTTCTGTTATTTGTAGAAGAGCTTATCACAGAAATTGCAACATTCGATGAACAGATTTTAAAAATTGACCCTAAAAAAGCCTTATTCAGAATCTATCGAGACACCCGATTTTCCAAAGATAAGACCCCTTATAAAGCACATTTCGGAGTAAGTCTAGGAATGGGTAAAGGGGATAAAATCTCTGGATACTATCTGCATATTGAACCGGGAAAATCTTTTTTAGCAGGCGGTGTTTACCAACCTGAGCCTAATGTCTTAAAAGAAATCAGAAAGGAAATATCGCTCAATACAACAGATTTCATGACAATTATAAAAAACAAGAATTTTCGAAATAATTTTCGTGGATTAAGTGTAGAAAGTAAATTGAAGCGAATACCTATGGGTTTTGAAAAAGATGATCCCAGCGCTGAGTTTTTAAAACTGAAAAATTATATTGTCACTCATCCGATATCCGATGAGCAAGTTGTAGATAAAAATGCAGTAGAAAACTTTGCTGCAATATTTCAGTTCATCAAACCTTTAAATGATTTCCTGGAATTACCTTTTAGTTAG
- a CDS encoding lipopolysaccharide biosynthesis protein, producing MSVIARQGFKYSLIGYFGFLLGTISAIFIFPYDVEFYGKLRYIMPTAEMLLPIVVFGLSFSNVKFFFQSKKEGKHQNILSLSTVGILINFVLFSLLFFLFFQIFPQFKSLELWKMKRLILPLILIMALSAVFNKYITNFKRIVIPNIFENIFPKIANLGAFCLFFFLGVSEKGSYGFFLGMFVLSFFGYVFYANSLEKIKPDFSTDYLRKDQLWKEILNYSFYGFLGNIGNYIAFRVDNFMIGEFLNFEENGVYSIILSILSFILIPQMGLYNISAPIINKTIAEGEFEELDRFHKKTSLTLFFLGTVLFSCILVGFPYLSTLIKNGDQLRQAEPVIWILGFAMIFDLATGFNGHIISLSKRYRFNIVVMLFLAITTIGLNYLFLTKTELGIMGIAMATAISLSLFNIIKIYFNHWKFKVFPLTIEMMYVLIICMLAITLAIMLPETKNNFINLLYKPAFVLIVIFGANHVMKIFPLEDYLNKKFIKSIFKF from the coding sequence ATGAGTGTCATTGCTCGTCAAGGTTTTAAATATTCCTTAATTGGATATTTCGGTTTTTTACTGGGAACGATCTCAGCGATTTTCATATTTCCATATGACGTGGAATTCTACGGAAAGCTTCGTTACATAATGCCAACAGCGGAAATGCTTTTGCCTATTGTAGTATTTGGACTTTCCTTTTCTAATGTAAAGTTTTTCTTTCAAAGCAAAAAAGAGGGTAAGCATCAAAATATCTTGTCGCTTTCCACCGTAGGAATCCTGATTAATTTTGTTCTATTTTCTCTTTTATTTTTCCTGTTTTTCCAGATATTTCCTCAATTTAAAAGTTTAGAGCTTTGGAAAATGAAGCGCTTAATTTTACCACTTATTTTAATTATGGCTCTATCTGCTGTTTTTAATAAGTACATCACCAACTTCAAGCGAATTGTTATTCCCAATATTTTTGAAAATATTTTTCCAAAGATCGCAAATTTAGGAGCCTTCTGCCTTTTCTTCTTTTTAGGCGTTTCGGAAAAAGGTTCTTATGGATTCTTTCTTGGAATGTTTGTATTATCTTTTTTTGGATATGTTTTTTATGCCAACAGCTTAGAAAAAATAAAACCTGATTTCAGTACAGACTATCTAAGAAAAGATCAACTATGGAAAGAGATCTTAAATTACAGTTTTTACGGGTTTTTAGGAAATATCGGAAACTATATTGCTTTTCGCGTAGATAATTTTATGATTGGGGAATTCCTAAATTTCGAGGAGAATGGGGTATATAGCATTATCCTGTCGATCCTCTCTTTTATCTTAATTCCGCAAATGGGATTGTATAACATTTCTGCACCCATCATCAATAAAACTATTGCCGAAGGTGAATTTGAAGAACTCGACCGCTTCCATAAAAAAACATCGCTGACTCTATTCTTTTTAGGTACCGTTTTATTTTCATGTATTTTGGTTGGATTCCCTTACCTCAGTACCTTGATTAAAAATGGAGATCAGCTAAGGCAAGCAGAACCCGTAATTTGGATTTTAGGATTTGCAATGATTTTCGACTTGGCTACAGGCTTCAACGGCCATATTATTTCGCTTTCCAAACGTTACCGATTCAATATTGTGGTGATGTTATTTTTAGCAATTACGACCATTGGATTAAACTATCTTTTCTTAACCAAAACAGAGCTAGGAATTATGGGGATCGCAATGGCAACAGCAATTTCATTGAGTTTATTTAATATAATTAAAATTTATTTCAATCACTGGAAATTTAAAGTGTTCCCGCTGACTATTGAGATGATGTATGTTTTAATTATCTGTATGCTGGCCATAACCTTAGCAATTATGTTACCTGAAACAAAAAATAACTTTATCAATCTGTTGTATAAACCTGCATTTGTCCTGATCGTGATCTTCGGTGCAAATCACGTAATGAAAATCTTTCCCCTTGAAGATTATCTAAATAAGAAATTCATTAAAAGTATCTTTAAATTCTAA